A window of the Vanessa tameamea isolate UH-Manoa-2023 chromosome 22, ilVanTame1 primary haplotype, whole genome shotgun sequence genome harbors these coding sequences:
- the LOC113396574 gene encoding protein FAM114A2 codes for MPSSDSEDFESADEGHSSPNKKERKKRLSSSNYSDNLELDHEPQKFQDQHSTTLKESTKKQANPEDGWDDFDIDEEATETVTEQKESHTSKQESTAKTGPTQSGWDDFGEWGDSKVNEESQDTMKHQKQEVSQPVTDHPAPQPKSEGWGWGWGVDSLLSTATAGISNLTTQVSQGISTVLETGIGAPDPEELARISVKNNDSKPKSAESEEIENTEAKSDQNVNDGAFQFGSLFSGVTKFVETTGTKVIAGGLDTLETIGKKTMEVLQDGDPGLAKKRAMLGLDSGDKLVLSQVLREAKAKADEEDLMREAKREAKEVHYETLFDDFEGLVHLEALEMLSKQVSMRIDERLRNAAPDKRHDIKETLQQVAELCEMPEEEDDEEEQEEISEDTSKPDAFHERLQRATRDIGLKLQFQPLIKQYTEILTWFEETETDIAGKAIYKRAVSGLAQTTALCVELYHKTAEMLLVKNRRSTADEADALTQMTVVLTRHISDLATQFTEKLSGHPSESKEQINGYITNVFLEAGNSSKYIENAFQLTLPIIQIGAV; via the exons atgcCTTCCAGCGATAGCGAAGATTTTGAAAGTGCGGATGAAGGTCATAGCAGCCCTAACAAAAAAGAGCGCAAGAAGCGCTTATCCTCGTCAAATTATAGTGATAATTTGGAGTTGGACCACGAACCCCAGAAATTTCAAGATCAACATTCAACAACATTAAAAGAATCAACAAAAAAACAG GCTAATCCAGAAGATGGTTGGGATGATTTTGACATTGATGAAGAGGCAACTGAAACTGTTACTGAACAAAAAGAAAGTCATACTTCAAAACAAGAATCAACTGCTAAAACGGGTCCAACACAATCAGGTTGGGATGACTTTGGTGAATGGGGTGACAGTAAAGTCAATGAGGAATCTCAG GACACAATGAAACATCAAAAGCAAGAAGTGTCACAACCTGTGACAGATCATCCAGCTCCTCAACCCAAGAGTGAAGGATGGGGCTGGGGTTGGGGTGTTGATTCTCTCCTCAGTACAGCTACAGCTGGTATCAGCAATTTAACAACACAAGTTTCacag GGAATATCAACAGTACTTGAAACAGGTATTGGTGCCCCAGATCCTGAAGAACTGGCAAGGATATCTGTGAAAAATAACGACAGTAAACCAAAAAGTGCTGAGAGTGAAGAGATTGAGAACACAGAAGCAAAGTCAGATCAGAATGTGAATGATGGTGCTTTTCAATTTGGCAGCTTATTCTCTGGTGTCACCAAGTTTGTTGAAACTACTG gtACAAAAGTAATAGCAGGTGGACTAGATACCCTAGAAACTATAGGTAAGAAGACGATGGAAGTTCTTCAGGATGGTGATCCAGGTCTGGCCAAGAAGAGAGCTATGCTCGGTCTTGACTCTGGTGACAAACTCGTGCTTTCTCAGGTGTTGAGGGAGGCAAAAGCTAAGGCTGATGAAGAGGATCTTATGAGGGAAGCCAAGAGGGAGGCTAAAGAAGTCCATTATGAAACACTGTTTGATGATTTTGAGG GTCTAGTGCACCTGGAAGCGCTGGAGATGCTGTCGAAGCAGGTGAGCATGCGTATCGACGAGCGACTGCGCAACGCAGCGCCAGACAAGCGACACGACATTAAGGAGACACTGCAACAGGTTGCCG AACTCTGTGAAATGCCTGAAGAAGAAGATGATGAAGAGGAGCAAGAAGAAATATCAGAAGACACATCGAAGCCTGATGCATTCCACGAACGGCTGCAACGGGCTACAAGAGACATTGgcttaaaattacaatttcaaccTTTAATTAA ACAGTACACAGAAATTCTAACTTGGTTCGAAGAAACAGAAACAGATATAGCTGGAAAGGCAATATATAAGCGAGCAGTGAGTGGCCTCGCACAAACCACAGCGTTATGCGTGGAACTGTACCATAAGACAGCTGAAATGCTTCTCGTGAAGAACAGGCGTTCCACCGCTGATGAAGCTGATGCTCTTACGCA AATGACAGTAGTACTGACAAGGCATATAAGCGATCTAGCAACACAGTTCACAGAGAAACTGAGTGGTCATCCATCAGAAAGTAAGGAGCAAATAAATGGTTACATCactaatgtatttttagag gctGGTAACAGTTCTAAGTATATAGAAAACGCATTCCAGTTGACATTGCCGATAATTCAGATAGGTGCAGTatga